The following proteins are co-located in the Gorilla gorilla gorilla isolate KB3781 chromosome 18, NHGRI_mGorGor1-v2.1_pri, whole genome shotgun sequence genome:
- the LOC129527752 gene encoding LOW QUALITY PROTEIN: mesothelin-like protein (The sequence of the model RefSeq protein was modified relative to this genomic sequence to represent the inferred CDS: substituted 1 base at 1 genomic stop codon) yields MTTARRHTDVGRRVGALQSSGLTLLLSLAAHCSGPQAKVLSPGGLDASGANLWASANCSLLQGFWCQPASQLPWDQLSALIQRLALLQVPLQAWQLSCLANLASRCGLQDDFTLHPSNLLLFYNLSQVREADCRAFIRRAAQGGVELLSHLPDQRVALRRAAVACLGVARPXLSASDLQLLGALVCDMDASSIGAADPRVLENLRHCPRLTAAQRIALNSLLAGGKTSLGPPGSWTLEGLQALGPLATYISPHLWAQVQEAVGLGFFHSVVASCRVGRLSQREARCFVTSFLESETKPVSSRPRLSTGQSCVRGNITAATLRDDLFLVHYDCAELESCLDGRTLRTNLDTLLQHPLPTECQHVVKAKLAQIYSQGLPEDQLRLITSLIYLYSRTEIGQWSITSQDTVVALLASDVALENQTEAVLQKFLEHNGTVSGALLLAIGGTRLCWMSPQQIQTIHPQELRLAGTLDLSSCPQSRKDVLYAKAREAFGGSSRTPAAYYRLMRPYLGGAPVEELRHLAQANISMDIDTFTSLNPLELQSLDVGNVSELLGHNVGDLQKARSHPTVRAWLHSLNSSTLGQLSLDASPAGPTGPAHGTRGPPSTTHQALHLVHTSGLPTNDAQASTSGSLWAPLGYLPLAMALPCSLLWLLHWGTCILVSVDSVASGWLGSQGSGAGKTGLLDSAGRPLGLRGQL; encoded by the exons ATGACCACTGCACGCCGCCACACAGACGTGGGCCGCAGAGTGG GTGCCCTGCAGAGCTCAGGCCTCACCCTCCTGCTGTCCCTTGCTGCCCACTGCTCTGGGCCCCAGGCCAAGGTTCTTTCCCCAGGAGGGCTGGATGCCAGCGGGGCCAACCTGTGGGCCAG TGCCAACTGCTCCCTGCTGCAAGGCTTCTGGTGCCAGCCGGCCAGCCAGCTGCCCTGGGACCAGCTCTCAGCCCTAATCCAGAGGCTGGCCTTGCTGCAGGTCCCCCTCCAGGCCTGGCAG CTCAGCTGCTTGGCCAACCTGGCGTCACGGTGCGGCCTCCAGGACGACTTCACGCTCCACCCATCCAACCTGCTGCTCTTCTACAA cctgagccaggtgcgggaagCTGACTGCCGGGCCTTCATCCGCCGTGCCGCCCAGGGGGGCGTGGAGCTGCTGAGCCATCTACCCGACCAGAGGGTCGCCCTGCGGCGTGCGGCTGTGGCCTGCCTG GGGGTGGCCCGCCCGTGACTCAGCGCCTCCGACCTGCAACTGCTCGgggccctggtgtgtgacatGGACGCGTCCAGCATCGGTGCCGCAGACCCCCGCGTGCTGGAGAACCTGCGGCACTGCCCCCGGCTGACTGCTGCCCAGCGCATTGCCCTTAACTCACTGCTGGCCGGTGGGAAGACCTCGCTCGG GCCCCCTGGCTCCTGGACACTGGAGGGGCTACAGGCCCTGGGGCCCCTGGCCACATACATCAGCCCTCACCTGTGGGCGCAGGTGCAGGAG GCCGTGGGCCTGGGCTTCTTCCACAGCGTGGTGGCTTCGTGCCGGGTGGGAAGGCTCAGCCAGCGCGAGGCCAGGTGCTTCGTCACCAGCTTCCTGGAGTCCGAGACCAAACCAGTGTCCTCCAGGCCCAGGCTCAGCACAGGTCAGT CCTGTGTCCGAGGCAACATCACGGCCGCCACGCTGAGGGACGACCTCTTCCTGGTGCACTACGACTGTGCAGAGCTTGAGTCCTGCCTGGATGGCCGCACCCTCAGAACCAACCTGGACACCCTGTTGCAGCACCCGCTGCCCACTGAGTGCCAGCACGTGGTCAAGGCCAAGCTCGCACAG ATCTACTCACAAGGCCTCCCGGAGGATCAGCTGCGGCTCATCACCTCGCTGATCTACCTCTACTCCCGCACCGAGATCGGCCAGTGGAGCATCACCTCCCAGGACACGGTCGTGGCTCTGCTGGCCTCTGACGTGGCCCTGGAGAACCAGACAGAG GCTGTGCTGCAGAAGTttctggagcacaatggcacagTCTCCGGCGCCCTGCTGCTGGCCATCGGGGGCACCCGCCTGTGCTGGATGAGTCCTCAGCAGATCCAGACCATCCATCCCCAGGAGCTCCG GCTGGCCGGGACCCTGGacctctcctcctgcccccagAGCCGGAAGGACGTGCTCTACGCCAAGGCCCGTGAGGCCTTCGGCGGCAGCAGCAGGACCCCAGCTGCCTATTACCGCCTCATGCGCCCCTACCTCG GCGGCGCCCCGGTGGAGGAGCTGCGGCACCTGGCCCAGGCCAACATCTCCATGGACATCGACACCTTCACCAGCCTGAACCCCCTCGAGCTGCAG AGCCTGGATGTTGGCAATGTGAGTGAGCTGCTGGGCCACAACGTGGGAGACCTGCAGAAGGCCCGCAGCCACCCCACCGTCAGGGCCTGGCTGCACAGCCTCAACAGCTCCACCCTGGGCCAGCTCAGCCTGGACGCCAGCCCCGCCGGCCCCACTGGCCCAGCCCACGGCACCAGGGGGCCCCCCAGCACCACCCACCAAGCGCTCCATCTGGTCCACACCTCGGGCCTGCCCACGAACGATGCCCAGGCCTCCACCTCAG GCAGCCTGTGGGCCCCCCTGGGGTACCTGCCCCTGGCGATGGCCCTGCCTTGCAGCCTCCTGTGGCTGCTGCACTGGGGGACTTGCATCCTGGTTTCTGTGGACAGCGTTGCCTCAGGGTGGCTGGGTTCACAGGGGTCAGGTGCAGGAAAAACAGGGCTGTTAGATTCAGCTGGACGCCCACTTGGGCTGAGGGGCCAGCTCTAG
- the MSLN gene encoding mesothelin translates to MALPTARPLLGSCGTPALSSLLFLLFSLGWVQSSRALAGETGQEAVPLEGVLANPPNISSLSPRQLLGFPCAEVSGLSTERVQELAVALAQKNVKLSAEQLRCLAHRLSEPPEDLDALPLDLLLFLNPDAFSGPQACTRFFSRVTEANVDLLPRGAPERQRLLPAALACWGVRGSLLSEADVRALGGLACDLPGRFVAESAEVLLPRLVSCPGPLDQDQQEAARAALQGGGPPYGPPSTWSVSTLDALRGLLPVLGQPIIRSIPQGTVAAWRRRSSRDPSWQQHEQTILRPRFRRDVEKTACPSGEKAREIDESLIFYRKWELEACVDAALLAAQMDRVNAIPFTYEQLDVLKHKLDELYPQGYPESVIQHLGYLFLKMSPEDIRKWNVTSLETLKALLEVNKGHKMSPQVATLIDRFVKGRGQLDKDTLDTLTAFYPGYLCSLSPEQLSSVPPSSIWAVRPQDLDTCDPRQLDVLYPKARLAFQNMNRSEYFMKIQSFLGGAPTEDLKALSQQNVSMDLATFMKLRTEAVLPLTVAEVQKLLGPHVEGLKAEERHSPVRDWILRQQQDDLDTLGLGLQGGIPNGYLVLDLSVREALSGTPCLLGPGPVLTVLALLLASTLA, encoded by the exons ATGGCCTTGCCAACGGCTCGACCCCTGTTGGGGTCCTGTGGGACCCCCGCCCTCAGCAGCCTCCTGTTCCTGCTCTTCAGCCTCG GATGGGTGCAGTCCTCGAGGGCCCTGGCTGGAGAGACAGGGCAG GAGGCTGTGCCCCTGGAAGGAGTCCTGGCCAACCCACCTAACATTTCCAG CCTCTCCCCACGCCAACTCCTTGGCTTCCCGTGTGCGGAGGTGTCCGGCCTGAGCACGGAGCGTGTCCAGGAGCTGGCTGTGGCCTTGGCACAGAAGAATGTCAAGCTCTCAGCAGAGCAG CTGCGCTGTCTGGCTCACCGGCTCTCTGAGCCCCCCGAGGACCTGGACGCCCTCCCGTTGGACCTGCTGCTattcctcaa CCCAGATGCGTTCTCGGGGCCCCAGGCCTGCACCCGTTTCTTCTCCCGCGTCACGGAGGCCAATGTGGACCTGCTCCCGAGGGGGGCTCCCGAGCGACAGCGGCTGCTGCCTGCGGCTCTGGCCTGCTGG GGTGTGCGGGGGTCTCTGCTGAGCGAGGCTGATGTGCGGGCTCTGGGAGGCCTGGCTTGCGACCTGCCTGGGCGCTTTGTGGCCGAGTCGGCCGAAGTGCTGCTACCCCGGCTGGTGAGCTGCCCGGGACCCCTGGACCAGGACCAGCAGGAGGCAGCCAGGGCGGCTCTGCAGGGCGGGGGACCCCCCTACGG CCCCCCGTCGACATGGTCTGTCTCCACGCTGGACGCTCTGCGGGGCCTGCTGCCCGTGCTGGGCCAGCCCATCATCCGCAGCATCCCGCAG GGCACCGTGGCCGCGTGGCGGCGACGCTCCTCTCGGGACCCATCCTGGCAGCAGCATGAACAGACCATCCTCCGGCCACGGTTCCGGCGGGACGTGGAGA AGACAGCCTGTCCCTCAGGCGAGAAGGCCCGCGAGATAGACGAGAGCCTCATCTTCTACAGGAAGTGGGAGCTGGAAGCCTGCGTGGATGCGGCCCTGCTGGCCGCCCAGATGGACCGCGTGAACGCCATCCCCTTCACCTACGAGCAGCTGGACGTCCTAAAGCATAAACTGGATGAG CTCTACCCACAAGGTTACCCCGAGTCTGTGATCCAGCACCTGGGCTACCTCTTCCTCAAGATGAGCCCTGAGGACATTCGCAAGTGGAATGTGACGTCCCTGGAGACCCTGAAGGCTTTGCTTGAAGTCAACAAAGGACACAAAATGAGTCCTCAG GTGGCCACCCTGATCGACCGCTTTGTGAAGGGAAGGGGCCAGCTAGACAAAGACACCCTAGACACCCTGACCGCCTTCTACCCTGGGTACCTGTGCTCCCTCAGCCCCGAGCAGCTGAGCTCCGTGCCCCCCAGCAGCATCTG GGCAGTCAGGCCCCAGGACCTGGACACCTGTGACCCAAGGCAGCTGGACGTCCTCTATCCCAAGGCCCGCCTTGCTTTCCAGAACATGAACAGGTCCGAATACTTCATGAAGATCCAGTCCTTCCTGG GTGGGGCCCCCACGGAGGATTTGAAGGCGCTCAGTCAGCAGAATGTGAGCATGGACTTGGCCACGTTCATGAAGCTGCGGACGGAAGCGGTGCTG CCGTTGACTGTGGCTGAGGTGCAGAAACTTCTGGGACCCCACGTGGAGGGCCTGAAGGCGGAGGAGCGGCACAGCCCGGTGCGGGACTGGATCCTACGGCAGCAGCAGGACGACCTGGACACGCTGGGGCTGGGGCTACAGGGCGGCATCCCCAACGGCTACCTGGTCCTAGATCTCAGCGTGCGAG AGGCCCTCTCGGGGACGCCCTGCCTCCTGGGACCTGGACCTGTTCTCACCGTCCTGGCACTGCTCCTAGCCTCCACCCTGGCCTGA